A genomic region of Melanotaenia boesemani isolate fMelBoe1 chromosome 21, fMelBoe1.pri, whole genome shotgun sequence contains the following coding sequences:
- the LOC121632953 gene encoding gastrula zinc finger protein XlCGF57.1-like, with protein MNEVGFLQRNNTDSLTLEDNEIKRLGVNQPQDARNQTAGVPQPLVIKEEVPWSPSQDQQDLESFHIKEEEEELWSSQGGEQFYGQEETGYSRFPFTVIVKNEEDEEEPQSSQLYQRQADETRETEPPSSSSFKWIKTETDGEDCRRLELASNSNILHGTIDEWPSDSSQTEVSNDDDDEEEGEWQEPLSHGDGKPSRAPESGVNSDVGCKAVKKPFSCSECGKQFLYKQSLKRHMRRNTGKTSSCSLAQKCSGVTQNADSQKKVHTGKKNFGCQECGKTFRDQFSLKSHMRVHSEEKPFACDVCGKTFKHEHNLKIHMRIHTGEMPFSCDVCGKRFKHQHNLKTHMRIHTGEKPYVCDICGKRARHQNNLKTHMIVHKGERPFGCDLCGRRFNRKTSLRAHLTVHTGEKPFGCDVCGKSYKRKTHLRTHMTVHAEEKPFGCEVCGKRFNRKTHLATHMAVHTGDKPFSCDFCGKRFTRKTHLDSHITVHTGEKPFGCGVCGQEFTQQGSLNRHMRFHLG; from the exons ATGAACGAAGTGGGTTTTCTTCAACGGAACAACACTGACAGTCTGACTTTAGAAGATAACGAGATTAAACGTCTTGGAGTGAATCAGCCGCAGGATGCCAGAAACCAAACAGCTG GTGTCCCGCAGCCGTTGGTGATCAAAGAAGAGGTTCCTTGGAGCCCCAGTCAGGACCAGCAGGATCTTGAATCATTCCACataaaagaggaagaggaggaactctGGAGCAGCCAAGGAGGAGAACAGTTTTATGGGCAGGAAGAGACTGGATACTCCAGGTTCCCATTCACTGTTATTGTGAAgaatgaagaggatgaagaggagccTCAGTCTTCACAGCTTTATCAAAGACAAGCGGATGAAACCCGAGAGACGGAGCCTCCATCCAGCAGCTcttttaaatggataaaaacagaaactgatggAGAGGACTGTAGAAGGCTTGAACTGGCCAGTAACTCAAACATTTTACATGGAACTATTGATGAATGGCCTTCAGATTCTTCACAGACTGAAGTcagtaatgatgatgatgatgaagaggagggggaaTGGCAGGAACCTTTGTCACATGGTGACGGCAAACCGAGCAGGGCACCTGAGTCAGGTGTAAATAGTGATGTGGGATGTAAAGCTGTGAAAAAGCCTTTCAGCTGCTCAGAGTGTGGAAAACAGTTTCTGTACAAGCAGTCTCTGAAGAGACACATGAGACGCAACACGGGAAAAACCTCCAGCTGTTCGCTTGCTCAGAAATGTTCTGGAGTGACACAAAATGCAGATTCACAGAAGAAAGTCCACACGGGAAAGAAGAACTTTGGTTGTCAGGAATGTGGTAAAACATTTAGAGATCAGTTTAGTCTTAAATCCCACATGAGAGTCCACTCAGAAGAAAAACCGTTtgcttgtgatgtttgtggtaagACCTTTAAGCACGAGCATAATCTCAAGAtccacatgagaatccacacggGAGAGATGCCGTTTAGCTGCGACGTATGCGGTAAAAGATTTAAACATCAGCACAATCTGAAGACGCACATGAGGATacacacaggagagaagccaTACGTGTGTGACATTTGTGGTAAAAGAGCAAGACATCAGAATAACCTGAAGACTCACATGATCGTCCACAAAGGAGAAAGACCTTTTGGCTGCGATCTTTGTGGTAGGAGATTTAACCGTAAGACGAGTCTCAGGGCGCACCTGACGGTTCATACTGGAGAAAAACCGTttggttgtgatgtttgtggtaaaagtTACAAACGGAAGACGCATCTTAGGACTCACATGACCGTTCATGCGGAGGAGAAACCCTTTGGCTGTGAGGTTTGTGGTAAAAGGTTTAACCGTAAAACGCATCTTGCGACGCACATGGCTGTTCACACGGGAGACAAACCGTTTAGTTGTGACTTTTGTGGCAAAAGGTTTACTCGGAAAACGCACCTTGATTCGCACATTACGGTTCATACCGGAGAGAAACCTTTCGGTTGTGGCGTTTGTGGTCAAGAGTTTACCCAACAAGGAAGTTTAAACCGACACATGAGATTCCACTTGGGGTAG